The following proteins come from a genomic window of Labeo rohita strain BAU-BD-2019 chromosome 25, IGBB_LRoh.1.0, whole genome shotgun sequence:
- the exoc3l1 gene encoding exocyst complex component 3-like protein isoform X2, with amino-acid sequence MGLRCLLSSRATGETWTIQEKGESTNCVDSFKVKVVQSYLEGVDWGLGQLREARAELREVSHDLHKANLESRKNSEEVTTLETLREISVTHCQLLAAVSNLPRLYRVRSMVLETERLVESRRLLEAHARLMELERWQDEVLLQLQGAKGSSGTGLTSEDEELVQNYFSGVGRLVDALAKELWAVVGSGLSLACQNPTLFVSAVRIVEREEALDQMFLEERRSTSGHNTPMPPGRPRCWRDHFFKVMEEAVSARFRSVSYLHTRGPGLASHLSALQHCIMGDLSTVRHFLEQCVPSHYRLTRAYLRFCHQFLQNHLGLVSGWELEGGEIFAVLNWVLHIYNSSEMMGEPALVAELDLEDLGPLISQEGLEQLQNKYVQKVRKSVSEWMQKALEVELTDWQRDQEPDIDHEGCYHTSLPTIIAQMLEENARVALMISEALRDQTIQMGLYEMENLLSRFRDAIIEFGKEHRRDSTINKFYLHYLLACINNCIILKTSTESLQQQLCSFPSNRYSRISLGPLAGLDRAVKKACRLVMDHLLFELQPHLRELLSRTWLDQGEVTPNMCGVLERHCELYNRVRQPCCQRLKEECQWLTVVEYVRTLMQKRVVCRNNDERNQLAQRMTQDAQQLRDHLQSMEIDGTIGEVNPTALIIALADIINFKDPNMLILEISGLLSKYPDISEEHVSVLLDVRGDVPKDVRKSVLEFLEQNAPPLPQGYRPIFTEILVPSSSIQFCLPTAKCT; translated from the exons TTGTACAGTCCTACCTGGAAGGTGTCGACTGGGGTCTGGGTCAATTGCGAGAGGCACGAGCTGAGCTGAGAGAGGTGTCTCATGACTTGCACAAGGCTAACTTGGAATCAAGGAAAAATTCGGAAGAAGTAACTACACTGGAGACACTTCGAGAAATTTCTGTCACTCACTGCCAGCTCCTTGCTGCAGTTAGTAACTTACCACGCCTCTATAGAG TGCGGAGTATGGTGCTAGAGACAGAGAGACTAGTGGAGTCTCGAAGACTATTGGAAGCTCACGCCCGACTAATGGAACTAGAACGCTGGCAGGATGAGGTACTGCTACAGCTCCAGGGAGCCAAGGGATCTTCCGGCACGGGGTTAACCTCTGAGGATGAGGAGTTAGTGCAGAATTACTTCTCAGGTGTTGGACGCTTGGTGGATGCCCTTGCCAAGGAGCTCTGGGCAGTGGTGGGGAGTGGCTTGTCACTTGCTTGTCAGAACCCCACGCTTTTTGTGTCAGCTGTACGGATAGTAGAGCGTGAAGAAGCACTAGATCAGATGTTTCTGGAAGAGCGGAGGTCAACATCAGGACACAACACGCCCATGCCACCTGGGAGACCACGTTGCTGGAGGGACCACTTCTTCAAG GTGATGGAGGAGGCAGTATCGGCACGTTTCCGTAGTGTGTCGTACTTGCACACTCGTGGACCAGGGCTTGCAAGTCACTTGTCTGCACTACAGCATTGCATTATGGGAGATCTTTCAACAGTGCGGCATTTTCTGGAACAATGTGTTCCGTCTCACTATCGTTTAACAAGAGCTTACCTGCGTTTCTGCCACCAGTTCTTGCAGAACCATCTTGGACTGGTTAGTGGATGGGAGCTAGAGGGTGGGGAAATTTTTGCTGTTCTTAACTGGGTTCTGCACATATACAACAG CTCAGAGATGATGGGTGAGCCAGCCCTTGTAGCTGAGCTAGACCTTGAGGACCTGGGACCTCTCATATCTCAGGAAGGTCTCGAGCAGCTGCAGAACAAATATGTCCAAAAAGTTAGG aaGAGTGTCTCAGAGTGGATGCAAAAGGCTCTAGAGGTGGAGCTGACAGACTGGCAGAGGGATCAGGAACCAGATATTGACCATGAAGGCTGCTATCACACCAGCCTTCCAACCATCATCGCTCAG ATGCTAGAAGAAAATGCACGGGTGGCCTTGATGATAAGTGAAGCTCTGCGGGATCAGACAATCCAAATGGGTCTTTATGAGATGGAAAACCTCCTCAGCCG ATTTCGGGATGCAATCATAGAATTTGGGAAGGAGCATCGCAGGGATTCAACCATAAACAAGTTCTACCTCCATTATCTCCTGGCCTGCATCAACAACTGCATCATCCTCAA AACCTCCACAGAAAGCCTGCAGCAGCAGTTGTGCTCTTTCCCTTCAAACCGGTATTCTCGCATTTCACTTGGACCTCTGGCGGGCCTGGACCGTGCTGTGAAAAAGGCATGTCGCTTAGTCATGGACCATCTCTTGTTTGAGTTGCAGCCTCATCTACGGGAGCTCCTGTCTCGTACCTGGCTGGACCAGGGCGAAGTAACTCCAAATATGTGTGGGGTTTTAGAACGTCACTGTGAACTTTACAACAGGGTGCGACAACCTTGTTGCCAG AGGCTAAAGGAGGAATGTCAATGGCTAACTGTTGTTGAGTATGTCCGTACACTGATGCAGAAGAGAGTGGTCTGCAGAAATAATGATGAGCGAAACCAGCTGGCCCAGAGAATGACACAGGATGCCCAGCAGCTGAGGGACCACCTTCAAAGCATG gAGATTGATGGGACCATAGGGGAGGTGAATCCCACAGCTTTGATAATTGCACTGGCTGACATAATCAATTTCAAAGACCCGAACATGCTAATACTGGAGATTTCTGGATTGTTAAGCAAGTACCCTGATATAAG TGAGGAGCATGTCTCTGTCCTGCTGGATGTAAGAGGGGATGTACCCAAAGACGTGCGGAAGTCAGTACTAGAATTTCTGGAGCAGAACGCCCCACCTTTACCACAAGGATACCGCCCTATATTCACAGAAATTCTTGTGCCTTCTTCTAGCATACAGTTTTGTCTGCCTACTGCAAAATGCACTTGA
- the exoc3l1 gene encoding exocyst complex component 3-like protein isoform X1 — protein MSDGDKNGQDNREDALVPVEVWPELERAECLARGAALKWASGVFCRPEQLEKLGQYKKRESQRTASIHSRLKSVVQSYLEGVDWGLGQLREARAELREVSHDLHKANLESRKNSEEVTTLETLREISVTHCQLLAAVSNLPRLYRVRSMVLETERLVESRRLLEAHARLMELERWQDEVLLQLQGAKGSSGTGLTSEDEELVQNYFSGVGRLVDALAKELWAVVGSGLSLACQNPTLFVSAVRIVEREEALDQMFLEERRSTSGHNTPMPPGRPRCWRDHFFKVMEEAVSARFRSVSYLHTRGPGLASHLSALQHCIMGDLSTVRHFLEQCVPSHYRLTRAYLRFCHQFLQNHLGLVSGWELEGGEIFAVLNWVLHIYNSSEMMGEPALVAELDLEDLGPLISQEGLEQLQNKYVQKVRKSVSEWMQKALEVELTDWQRDQEPDIDHEGCYHTSLPTIIAQMLEENARVALMISEALRDQTIQMGLYEMENLLSRFRDAIIEFGKEHRRDSTINKFYLHYLLACINNCIILKTSTESLQQQLCSFPSNRYSRISLGPLAGLDRAVKKACRLVMDHLLFELQPHLRELLSRTWLDQGEVTPNMCGVLERHCELYNRVRQPCCQRLKEECQWLTVVEYVRTLMQKRVVCRNNDERNQLAQRMTQDAQQLRDHLQSMEIDGTIGEVNPTALIIALADIINFKDPNMLILEISGLLSKYPDISEEHVSVLLDVRGDVPKDVRKSVLEFLEQNAPPLPQGYRPIFTEILVPSSSIQFCLPTAKCT, from the exons TCAGTTGTACAGTCCTACCTGGAAGGTGTCGACTGGGGTCTGGGTCAATTGCGAGAGGCACGAGCTGAGCTGAGAGAGGTGTCTCATGACTTGCACAAGGCTAACTTGGAATCAAGGAAAAATTCGGAAGAAGTAACTACACTGGAGACACTTCGAGAAATTTCTGTCACTCACTGCCAGCTCCTTGCTGCAGTTAGTAACTTACCACGCCTCTATAGAG TGCGGAGTATGGTGCTAGAGACAGAGAGACTAGTGGAGTCTCGAAGACTATTGGAAGCTCACGCCCGACTAATGGAACTAGAACGCTGGCAGGATGAGGTACTGCTACAGCTCCAGGGAGCCAAGGGATCTTCCGGCACGGGGTTAACCTCTGAGGATGAGGAGTTAGTGCAGAATTACTTCTCAGGTGTTGGACGCTTGGTGGATGCCCTTGCCAAGGAGCTCTGGGCAGTGGTGGGGAGTGGCTTGTCACTTGCTTGTCAGAACCCCACGCTTTTTGTGTCAGCTGTACGGATAGTAGAGCGTGAAGAAGCACTAGATCAGATGTTTCTGGAAGAGCGGAGGTCAACATCAGGACACAACACGCCCATGCCACCTGGGAGACCACGTTGCTGGAGGGACCACTTCTTCAAG GTGATGGAGGAGGCAGTATCGGCACGTTTCCGTAGTGTGTCGTACTTGCACACTCGTGGACCAGGGCTTGCAAGTCACTTGTCTGCACTACAGCATTGCATTATGGGAGATCTTTCAACAGTGCGGCATTTTCTGGAACAATGTGTTCCGTCTCACTATCGTTTAACAAGAGCTTACCTGCGTTTCTGCCACCAGTTCTTGCAGAACCATCTTGGACTGGTTAGTGGATGGGAGCTAGAGGGTGGGGAAATTTTTGCTGTTCTTAACTGGGTTCTGCACATATACAACAG CTCAGAGATGATGGGTGAGCCAGCCCTTGTAGCTGAGCTAGACCTTGAGGACCTGGGACCTCTCATATCTCAGGAAGGTCTCGAGCAGCTGCAGAACAAATATGTCCAAAAAGTTAGG aaGAGTGTCTCAGAGTGGATGCAAAAGGCTCTAGAGGTGGAGCTGACAGACTGGCAGAGGGATCAGGAACCAGATATTGACCATGAAGGCTGCTATCACACCAGCCTTCCAACCATCATCGCTCAG ATGCTAGAAGAAAATGCACGGGTGGCCTTGATGATAAGTGAAGCTCTGCGGGATCAGACAATCCAAATGGGTCTTTATGAGATGGAAAACCTCCTCAGCCG ATTTCGGGATGCAATCATAGAATTTGGGAAGGAGCATCGCAGGGATTCAACCATAAACAAGTTCTACCTCCATTATCTCCTGGCCTGCATCAACAACTGCATCATCCTCAA AACCTCCACAGAAAGCCTGCAGCAGCAGTTGTGCTCTTTCCCTTCAAACCGGTATTCTCGCATTTCACTTGGACCTCTGGCGGGCCTGGACCGTGCTGTGAAAAAGGCATGTCGCTTAGTCATGGACCATCTCTTGTTTGAGTTGCAGCCTCATCTACGGGAGCTCCTGTCTCGTACCTGGCTGGACCAGGGCGAAGTAACTCCAAATATGTGTGGGGTTTTAGAACGTCACTGTGAACTTTACAACAGGGTGCGACAACCTTGTTGCCAG AGGCTAAAGGAGGAATGTCAATGGCTAACTGTTGTTGAGTATGTCCGTACACTGATGCAGAAGAGAGTGGTCTGCAGAAATAATGATGAGCGAAACCAGCTGGCCCAGAGAATGACACAGGATGCCCAGCAGCTGAGGGACCACCTTCAAAGCATG gAGATTGATGGGACCATAGGGGAGGTGAATCCCACAGCTTTGATAATTGCACTGGCTGACATAATCAATTTCAAAGACCCGAACATGCTAATACTGGAGATTTCTGGATTGTTAAGCAAGTACCCTGATATAAG TGAGGAGCATGTCTCTGTCCTGCTGGATGTAAGAGGGGATGTACCCAAAGACGTGCGGAAGTCAGTACTAGAATTTCTGGAGCAGAACGCCCCACCTTTACCACAAGGATACCGCCCTATATTCACAGAAATTCTTGTGCCTTCTTCTAGCATACAGTTTTGTCTGCCTACTGCAAAATGCACTTGA
- the prmt7 gene encoding protein arginine N-methyltransferase 7 codes for MKTFCGRANPTTGALDWVEESEEYDYHQEIARSCYADMLHDKDRNEKYYQGIRAAVSRVKARGERVVVLDIGTGTGLLSMMAVTTGADYCYAIEVFKPMAQAATCIVERNGFSDKIKVINKHSTEVTVGPDGDMQERANILVTELFDTELIGEGALPSYEHAHMHLVQASCEAVPHRATVYAQLVESDMLWKWSQLQPIEVDGNKLRPPPAVVKCAGAPSVCDIQLSQVPPESFTPLGPICTMFSVDFSKPVSSAAQSYAAQFKAQTSGKAQVVLSWWDIDMDPDGNIVCTMAPSWNYSDPRTYPWRDHWMQSVYFLPAEENVSEEEELNLIVSHDDYSLWYSLTHSEQNDVKVATFRPCCTCQAHLVWTRPRFGELNDEQRTESYINALRSILKPDSVCLSVSDGSLLPIFAHLLGSKKVFSLENSGMAKQVIEQVLHANSLKHGVQLLGIRPEQLSLADLEGNQISVLIGEPYFSTSLLPWHSLFFWYCRTAVAQLLHPNATILPRAATLYIVAVEFRDLWRIRAPCGTCEGFDVSPMDEMIQQSLDYRESWEAEPHPLWEYPCRALTKPRPVMTFDFTQCVPEQPANSEGTVPFTGRGRCHGVALWMEYQLTEDITVSMGLTKPVNEEEGVCEWSPHRKQGVFFFRSARETSGDGREDLSYNLTFEPHTGDIKMDFSITEP; via the exons ATGAAGACATTTTGCGGTCGTGCAAATCCGACAACCGGAGCGCTGGACTGGGTTGAGGAAAGCGAGGAGTATGATTACCATCAGGAGATTGCGAG GTCCTGCTATGCAGATATGCTCCATGATAAAGACAGA AATGAGAAATACTACCAAGGCATTCGAGCAGCGGTGAGCAGAGTAAAGGCACGCGGTGAAAGGGTGGTGGTCCTGGACATCGGCACTGGCACGGGTTTGCTCTCCATGATGGCTGTGACGACTGGAGCTGATTACTGTTATGCTATAGAG GTGTTTAAACCCATGGCACAGGCTGCCACTTGCATCGTGGAGAGAAACGGTTTCTCGGATAAAATCAAGGTCATCAACAAACACTCCACAGAGGTTACGGTCGGACCAG ATGGAGACATGCAAGAACGAGCCAACATCCTTGTCACAGAGTTGTTTGATACAGAGCTGATTGGTGAAGGAGCGTTGCCCAGCTATGAACATGCACACATGCACCTCGTCCAG GCAAGTTGTGAAGCTGTGCCACATCGTGCCACAGTCTACGCGCAGCTGGTGGAGTCAGACATGCTGTGGAAATGGTCACAGCTCCAACCCATAGAGGTGGATGGCAACAAACTGCGGCCTCCTCCTGCTGTGGTGAAGTGTGCGGGAGCGCCCTCTGTCTGTGACATCCAGCTTAGCCAGGTGCCACCAGAATCCTTCACTCCGCTCGGGCCCATCTGTACCATGTTCAG TGTGGATTTCAGCAAACCGGTTAGCAGCGCTGCTCAGTCCTACGCGGCACAGTTCAAGGCTCAAACCAGTGGGAAAGCACAGGTGGTCTTATCCTGGTGGGACATCGACATGGACCCTGATGGCAACATTGTGTGCACTATGGCCCCCAGCTGGAACTACTCAGATCCTCGTACTTACCCT TGGAGGGATCACTGGATGCAGAGTGTTTACTTCCTGCCTGCAGAGGAGAATGTGTCAGAAGAAGAAGAGCTAAATTTAATTGTCTCCCATGATGACTACAGTCTCTGGTACAGCCTTACGCACAG TGAACAAAATGATGTCAAAGTGGCAACGTTTCGGCCGTGCTGCACATGTCAGGCCCATCTGGTTTGGACGAGGCCTCGCTTCGGGGAACTGAACGACGAACAGAGGACTGAGAGTTACATAAATGCATTACGCAGT attctgaaaccagacagtgtgtgtttgtctgtcagCGATGGGAGCCTGTTACCCATTTTTGCTCATTTACTTGGATCTAAAAAG GTGTTCAGTTTGGAAAACTCCGGAATGGCGAAACAAGTGATCGAACAG GTGCTGCATGCTAACTCACTGAAACATGGAGTACAGCTGCTGGGAATACGACCTGAGCAGCTCTCATTAGCTGATTTAGAAGGAAATCAG ATTTCAGTATTGATAGGAGAGCCATACTTCAGCACCAGTCTTCTGCCTTGGCACTCTCTGTTCTTCTGGTATTGCCGCACCGCTGTGGCACAGCTGCTCCATCCCAACGCCACCATCCTCCCTCGTGCCGCTACACTTTACATAGTCGCTGTTGAATTTCGG GATCTGTGGCGAATCCGAGCTCCTTGCGGTACTTGCGAGGGTTTTGATGTCAGTCCGATGGATGAGATGATTCAG CAATCTTTGGATTACCGTGAATCCTGGGAGGCAGAGCCACATCCACTGTGGGAATACCCATGTCGTGCTCTGACCAAACCACGGCCAGTTATGACATTTGACTTTACGCAATGTGTTCCTGAACAACCAGCTAACAGTGAGGGAACTGTGCCATTCACAGG GAGAGGACGCTGTCATGGTGTTGCTCTCTGGATGGAGTATCAGCTGACTGAGGACATCACTGTAAGCATGGGCCTAACCAAACCAGTCAACGAAGAAGAG